In one Ananas comosus cultivar F153 linkage group 12, ASM154086v1, whole genome shotgun sequence genomic region, the following are encoded:
- the LOC109718767 gene encoding uncharacterized protein LOC109718767, whose product MGCVLSSRIEEEDTVRRCKERRRLAKQLLSCRAELAAAQLAYLRSLRNTGATLRQFAEVELMMMPHCNPPLSPTLPPSPPPPPLLPPSPPPQPPPPPPNFSPNRETRMINHPPIAESLNLDDLPIAESLNLDETDSRPWESWDAFGSPTAKKLFDEMPERGKVVAEDDNWAETSSDFVEEVCGEGDDVEFAGKEVAVAAKELGDDESAASWFTKESDMATVVWRGKKSMVGIVREIDEYFLKAAAGGKDVAALLESGREQCHPWEFEGRKGKSSKSAKVFNALSWSWSSRSLQSNQDSSLPNSSDNRRSSSHCTTLEKLLEAEKKLYKEVKEAEIAKFEHKKNTLSLQKLESGSHDMLKIASARSSIEELQCRIVSLEESIYSTCMSIAKLRDEELYPQLIKLSTGLVKMWRVMYECHQVQNHIAQQINLLESRPGTDPTTDAHQQATAQMEAEVASWHGSFCNLIRSQREYIQILNQWVRLTDCLSDSNGLTGSTSGIHGLCEELQRAFDRLPEKVAAEAIKSFLSVIRSIVLQQTEEQILKKKSDRLMTRLEKELSPLSDAESQNELLVPSNRTETLDPNQNPSSTKNMKLENFKKKAEEERAMYLSSVRTSRAMTVNNLQMSLPNVFQALMGFASMCAQALEGVNRFSQEDVTGRSDGVSPL is encoded by the exons ATGGGGTGTGTACTAAGTTCAAGGATTGAAGAAGAGGACACAGTGAGGAGGTGCAAAGAGCGGCGGCGGCTGGCGAAGCAGCTTCTGAGCTGCCGGGCCGAGCTCGCCGCCGCGCAATTGGCCTACCTCCGGTCTCTGCGGAACACCGGCGCCACTCTCCGCCAGTTTGCGGAGGTGGAGCTGATGATGATGCCCCACTGCAACCCCCCCCTGTCCCCCACTTTGCCCCCCTCCCCGCCCCCTCCCCCGCTGCTGCCGCCCTCCCCGCCGCCGcaaccccctccccctccccccaaTTTTAGCCCCAATCGCGAAACTAGGATGATAAACCACCCGCCAATCGCAGAAAGCTTGAATCTTGATGACCTGCCAATCGCAGAGAGCTTGAATCTTGACGAAACCGATAGCCGCCCGTGGGAGTCCTGGGACGCGTTCGGATCCCCCACCGCGAAGAAattgttcgatgaaatgcccgAAAGGGGTAAGGTGGTAGCGGAGGACGATAATTGGGCCGAGACGAGCTCGGATTTCGTGGAGGAAGTGTGTGGGGAGGGTGATGATGTGGAATTCGCAGGGAAGGAGGTTGCGGTGGCGGCGAAGGAATTAGGGGACGATGAGTCGGCCGCGAGCTGGTTCACGAAGGAGTCCGACATGGCGACGGTGGTGTGGAGGGGCAAGAAGTCGATGGTCGGGATTGTTAGGGAGATCGACGAGTACTTCTTGAAGGCCGCGGCCGGCGGGAAGGACGTGGCGGCTCTTTTGGAGTCCGGACGCGAGCAGTGCCACCCCTGGGAATTTGAGGGGAGGAAAG GAAAAAGCTCAAAGTCCGCGAAGGTTTTCAATGCACTGTCGTGGAGTTGGTCTTCTAGATCCCTTCAATCTAACCAAGATTCTTCACTTCCGAATTCAAGCGACAATCGTAGGTCTAGTAGCCATTGCACGACGCTTGAGAAGCTTCTCGAAGCGGAGAAGAAGCTCTATAAGGAAGTTAAG GAGGCCgaaattgcgaaattcgagcACAAAAAGAACACTCTGTCATTGCAGAAGCTAGAAAGCGGAAGCCACGATATGTTGAAGATTGCGAGCGCACGATCGAGCATAGAGGAATTGCAGTGCAGAATTGTTTCATTGGAGGAGTCAATTTATTCAACGTGCATGTCGATAGCAAAGCTTAGGGACGAGGAATTATACCCTCAATTGATCAAATTATCTACAGG GCTCGTGAAGATGTGGCGGGTGATGTACGAGTGCCACCAAGTTCAGAACCACATCGCTCAGCAAATCAACCTCCTCGAAAGCCGTCCCGGGACGGATCCGACGACCGACGCGCACCAACAAGCAACGGCCCAGATGGAGGCCGAAGTGGCTTCTTGGCACGGCTCTTTCTGTAATCTCATTAGATCTCAGAGGGAGTATATACAAATTCTCAACCAGTGGGTCAGGCTCACCGACTGCCTTTCTGATAGTAACGGCTTGACGGGTTCTACTTCGGGAATTCACGGCCTTTGCGAAGAGCTGCAGCGCGCATTCGATAGGCTACCCGAAAAG GTAGCTGCTGAAGCAATAAAGAGCTTTTTATCGGTTATCCGCTCTATAGTCCTTCAACAGACTGAAGAGCAGATCCTGAAGAAAAAATCCGACCGCCTCATGACAAGGCTCGAGAAAGAGCTAAGCCCACTTTCGGATGCCGAGAGTCAAAACGAACTTTTAGTACCAAGTAATCGAACCGAAACTCTCGATCCAAATCAAAACCCATCATCGACAAAAAACATGAAGCTCGAAAATTTCAAGaagaaggcggaggaagagagAGCCATGTATTTGAGTTCGGTTCGTACGAGCCGAGCGATGACGGTGAACAACCTGCAGATGAGCCTCCCTAATGTTTTCCAAGCTCTGATGGGTTTCGCGAGCATGTGTGCTCAAGCTCTCGAGGGTGTGAATAGATTCAGCCAAGAGGATGTTACTGGCCGCTCCGACGGCGTTTCGCCGCTGTGA
- the LOC109718585 gene encoding hydroxyproline O-galactosyltransferase GALT2-like isoform X1: MPRGRSATADPAGAGTGAGAPRRWWRRRPHHALLAAASLYLLFISFKFHRFLEIAALVSGDDAFAGLDRPPSFSSSAAASASAALVGGGGDSGFHRRLEDSPRKEEQEEEDEKIIKPFWHRYNPVPVSEIMNRTGNRTDLERSAEEAWELGMKAWDELKNFELQGLDRLTTMERKQESCPSSISVAGAEMGAEFGEERLIFLPCGLAAGSSITVVGTPHGAHKEYVPQLARMRQGDGTVWVSQFMVELQGLKAVDGEDPPKILHYNPRLRGDWSQSPIIEHNSCYRMQWGTAMRCDGSPSKDEDDRVDGFIKCEKWVRNDIVDLKESKTTSWLRRFIGRAKKPAMTWPFPFVEGKLFVLTLQAGVEGYHIFVGGRHVTSFPYRPGFTLEDATGLAIKGDVDIHSVYATALPLSHPSFSLQRVLEMSDNWRSQPLVQSPVFIFVGILSASNHFAERMAVRKTWMQSSEIKSSNVVARFFVALNPRKEVNAVLKKEAEYFGDVVILPFIDRYELVVLKTVAICEYGVHNLSAAYIMKCDDDTFVRVDVVSRQIKKIASGRPLYMGNLNLLHRPLRTGKWAVTFEEWPEDIYPPYANGPGYIISSDIAKFIISQHANHGLRLFKMEDVSMGLWVEKFNSTTAVQYSHSWKFCQYGCLENYFTAHYQSPRQMLCLWDKLARGRAHCCNFR; this comes from the exons ATGCCTCGGGGGCGGAGCGCGACCGCCGACCCCGCCGGCGCCGGCACCGGCGCCGGCGCCccgcggcggtggtggcggcggcgccccCACCACGCGCTCCTCGCGGCCGCGTCGCTCTACCTCCTGTTCATCTCCTTCAAGTTCCACCGCTTCCTCGAGATCGCCGCCCTCGTCAGCGGCGACGACGCCTTCGCCGGCCTCGACCGGCccccctccttctcctcctccgccgccgcctccgcctcggcGGCGctggtcggcggcggcggcgattcCGGGTTCCACCGGAGGCTCGAGGATAGCCCTAGGAaggaggagcaggaggaggaggatgagaagATCATCAAGCCGTTCTGGCACCGGTACAATCCGGTGCCGGTGTCGGAGATCATGAACCGGACCGGGAACCGCACGGATCTCGAGAGGTCGGCCGAGGAGGCGTGGGAACTCGGCATGAAGGCGTGGGACGAGCTGAAGAACTTCGAGCTACAAGG GTTGGACCGTTTGACTACGATGGAACGAAAGCAAGAATCTTGCCCCTCATCAATTTCCGTGGCGGGGGCTGAGATGGGGGCTGAATTTGGGGAGGAGCGGCTGATCTTTTTGCCGTGCGGCCTTGCTGCCGGATCATCAATCACGGTCGTCGGAACGCCACATGGCGCGCATAAAGAGTATGTGCCGCAGCTTGCGAGGATGAGGCAGGGGGATGGTACAGTGTGGGTTTCGCAGTTCATGGTGGAGTTGCAAGGGTTGAAGGCGGTGGACGGCGAGGACCCGCCTAAGATTTTGCACTATAACCCTAGATTGAGAGGGGATTGGAGCCAGAGTCCGATCATCGAACATAATAGTTGTTATCGAATGCAGTGGGGCACGGCAATGAGGTGCGATGGATCGCCATCAAAGGATGAGGACGATAGAG TCGACGGATTCATCAAATGTGAGAAATGGGTACGCAATGATATCGTTGATTTAAAAGAGTCCAAAACCACTTCGTGGCTGCGGAGGTTCATTGGTCGTGCAAAGAAGCCAGCGATGACGTGGCCTTTCCCTTTTGTCGAGGGAAAGCTTTTCGTTCTTACACTCCAAGCAGGCGTCGAGGGTTATCACATTTTTGTTGGTGGCCGACATGTTACTTCATTTCCATATCGACCA ggaTTCACTCTTGAAGATGCGACAGGGTTAGCTATCAAGGGAGACGTTGACATACACTCAGTATATGCCACTGCTCTTCCTCTGTCGCATCCAAGCTTTTCTCTTCAGCGCGTCCTTGAAATGTCGGACAATTGGAGATCTCAGCCTTTGGTGCAAAGTCCAGTTTTTATCTTTGTCGGGATTCTCTCTGCCTCAAACCATTTTGCTGAGCGCATGGCCGTGAGGAAAACCTGGATGCAGTCTTCAGAAATCAAGTCGTCTAATGTAGTGGCCCGCTTCTTTGTTGCTCTG AACCCAAGGAAGGAGGTCAATGCGGTGCTGAAGAAAGAAGCGGAATACTTTGGAGATGTCGTAATTTTGCCGTTTATAGATCGTTACGAGCTGGTAGTTCTTAAGACAGTTGCCATTTGCGAGTACGGG GTCCATAACTTATCTGCTGCATATATAATGAAATGCGATGACGATACATTCGTGAGGGTGGATGTTGTTTCGAGGCAAATCAAGAAGATTGCCAGTGGGAGACCTCTTTATATGGGTAACCTGAACCTCTTGCATAGACCACTTAGAACTGGGAAATGGGCAGTTACATTTGAG GAGTGGCCAGAAGATATATATCCCCCTTATGCAAATGGACCAGGCTACATAATATCAAGCGACATTGCAAAATTCATCATCTCTCAGCATGCTAATCACGGTCTTAGG CTGTTTAAAATGGAGGATGTGAGCATGGGCTTATGGGttgaaaaatttaattcaaCTACGGCTGTTCAATACTCTCATAGCTGGAAATTTTGTCAATACGGATGCCTCGAGAACTATTTCACAGCTCATTATCAATCTCCACGGCAAATGCTGTGCTTGTGGGACAAGTTGGCGCGGGGTCGGGCCCACTGCTGCAACTTCAGATGA
- the LOC109718585 gene encoding hydroxyproline O-galactosyltransferase GALT2-like isoform X2: protein MPRGRSATADPAGAGTGAGAPRRWWRRRPHHALLAAASLYLLFISFKFHRFLEIAALVSGDDAFAGLDRPPSFSSSAAASASAALVGGGGDSGFHRRLEDSPRKEEQEEEDEKIIKPFWHRYNPVPVSEIMNRTGNRTDLERSAEEAWELGMKAWDELKNFELQGLDRLTTMERKQESCPSSISVAGAEMGAEFGEERLIFLPCGLAAGSSITVVGTPHGAHKEYVPQLARMRQGDGTVWVSQFMVELQGLKAVDGEDPPKILHYNPRLRGDWSQSPIIEHNSCYRMQWGTAMRCDGSPSKDEDDRVDGFIKCEKWVRNDIVDLKESKTTSWLRRFIGRAKKPAMTWPFPFVEGKLFVLTLQAGVEGYHIFVGGRHVTSFPYRPGFTLEDATGLAIKGDVDIHSVYATALPLSHPSFSLQRVLEMSDNWRSQPLVQSPVFIFVGILSASNHFAERMAVRKTWMQSSEIKSSNVVARFFVALNPRKEVNAVLKKEAEYFGDVVILPFIDRYELVVLKTVAICEYGVHNLSAAYIMKCDDDTFVRVDVVSRQIKKIASGRPLYMGNLNLLHRPLRTGKWAVTFEEWPEDIYPPYANGPGYIISSDIAKFIISQHANHGLRLLYSRSRT, encoded by the exons ATGCCTCGGGGGCGGAGCGCGACCGCCGACCCCGCCGGCGCCGGCACCGGCGCCGGCGCCccgcggcggtggtggcggcggcgccccCACCACGCGCTCCTCGCGGCCGCGTCGCTCTACCTCCTGTTCATCTCCTTCAAGTTCCACCGCTTCCTCGAGATCGCCGCCCTCGTCAGCGGCGACGACGCCTTCGCCGGCCTCGACCGGCccccctccttctcctcctccgccgccgcctccgcctcggcGGCGctggtcggcggcggcggcgattcCGGGTTCCACCGGAGGCTCGAGGATAGCCCTAGGAaggaggagcaggaggaggaggatgagaagATCATCAAGCCGTTCTGGCACCGGTACAATCCGGTGCCGGTGTCGGAGATCATGAACCGGACCGGGAACCGCACGGATCTCGAGAGGTCGGCCGAGGAGGCGTGGGAACTCGGCATGAAGGCGTGGGACGAGCTGAAGAACTTCGAGCTACAAGG GTTGGACCGTTTGACTACGATGGAACGAAAGCAAGAATCTTGCCCCTCATCAATTTCCGTGGCGGGGGCTGAGATGGGGGCTGAATTTGGGGAGGAGCGGCTGATCTTTTTGCCGTGCGGCCTTGCTGCCGGATCATCAATCACGGTCGTCGGAACGCCACATGGCGCGCATAAAGAGTATGTGCCGCAGCTTGCGAGGATGAGGCAGGGGGATGGTACAGTGTGGGTTTCGCAGTTCATGGTGGAGTTGCAAGGGTTGAAGGCGGTGGACGGCGAGGACCCGCCTAAGATTTTGCACTATAACCCTAGATTGAGAGGGGATTGGAGCCAGAGTCCGATCATCGAACATAATAGTTGTTATCGAATGCAGTGGGGCACGGCAATGAGGTGCGATGGATCGCCATCAAAGGATGAGGACGATAGAG TCGACGGATTCATCAAATGTGAGAAATGGGTACGCAATGATATCGTTGATTTAAAAGAGTCCAAAACCACTTCGTGGCTGCGGAGGTTCATTGGTCGTGCAAAGAAGCCAGCGATGACGTGGCCTTTCCCTTTTGTCGAGGGAAAGCTTTTCGTTCTTACACTCCAAGCAGGCGTCGAGGGTTATCACATTTTTGTTGGTGGCCGACATGTTACTTCATTTCCATATCGACCA ggaTTCACTCTTGAAGATGCGACAGGGTTAGCTATCAAGGGAGACGTTGACATACACTCAGTATATGCCACTGCTCTTCCTCTGTCGCATCCAAGCTTTTCTCTTCAGCGCGTCCTTGAAATGTCGGACAATTGGAGATCTCAGCCTTTGGTGCAAAGTCCAGTTTTTATCTTTGTCGGGATTCTCTCTGCCTCAAACCATTTTGCTGAGCGCATGGCCGTGAGGAAAACCTGGATGCAGTCTTCAGAAATCAAGTCGTCTAATGTAGTGGCCCGCTTCTTTGTTGCTCTG AACCCAAGGAAGGAGGTCAATGCGGTGCTGAAGAAAGAAGCGGAATACTTTGGAGATGTCGTAATTTTGCCGTTTATAGATCGTTACGAGCTGGTAGTTCTTAAGACAGTTGCCATTTGCGAGTACGGG GTCCATAACTTATCTGCTGCATATATAATGAAATGCGATGACGATACATTCGTGAGGGTGGATGTTGTTTCGAGGCAAATCAAGAAGATTGCCAGTGGGAGACCTCTTTATATGGGTAACCTGAACCTCTTGCATAGACCACTTAGAACTGGGAAATGGGCAGTTACATTTGAG GAGTGGCCAGAAGATATATATCCCCCTTATGCAAATGGACCAGGCTACATAATATCAAGCGACATTGCAAAATTCATCATCTCTCAGCATGCTAATCACGGTCTTAGG CTTCTCTACTCTAGAAGCAGAACTTAG
- the LOC109718109 gene encoding cytochrome P450 703A2, producing MFTSSQLRLRTYIAYSYHKDMEVVAVVVVFLCVALIFFSKLLLLRKRFRRLQLRLPPGPPRWPLVGNLPQLGPRPHRDLARFCSIYGPIVYLRLGNVDAITTDDPDVIREILLRQDDAFASRPRTSAAVHLAYGCGDVALAPMGPGWKRMRRICMEHLLTTRRLDSFAAQRAQEAQHLVGLVWARAQAREPINLREVLGAFSMNNVTRMLLGKQCFGSESSGPSEATEFMRITHELFRLLGVIYLGDYLPFWRRFDPTGCERKMREVGERVDEFHQKIIEERKKGEKDMGGDDCKEEMDFVDVLLSLPGGNGKDHMEDVEIKALIQDMIAAATDTSAVTNEWAMAEVIRSPRILRKVQEELDTVVGRDRMVAESDLAHLSYLRCVVRETFRMHPAGPFLIPHESIVPTKLMGYDIPARTRVFINTHALGRNPRIWAEVDEFRPERHWPEEAGRRVEISHGPDFKILPFGAGKRKCPGAPLGTAMVLMGLARLFHSFDWAPPDGLRPEDIDTEEVYGMTMPKAQPLIAVAKPRLPPHLYC from the exons ATGTTTACATCCTCGCAATTAAGGTTACGTACTTATATCGCCTATTCGTACCACAAAGATATGGAAGTGGTCGCTGTCGTAGTTGTTTTTCTTTGTGTTGCgttgatcttcttctccaagcttcttcttcttaggAAGAGATTTCGAAGATTACAACTAAGGCTCCCGCCGGGACCACCGCGGTGGCCCCTTGTCGGTAACCTCCCCCAATTGGGCCCCCGTCCCCACAGGGACTTGGCCCGATTCTGTTCGATATACGGGCCGATCGTGTACCTTCGCCTCGGGAATGTCGACGCAATCACGACCGACGATCCGGACGTCATCCGCGAGATCTTGCTCAGGCAAGACGACGCGTTCGCCTCCCGGCCCCGAACATCTGCAGCCGTCCATCTAGCCTACGGGTGCGGGGACGTGGCCCTGGCACCGATGGGCCCCGGTTGGAAAAGAATGCGGAGGATCTGCATGGAGCACCTGCTGACCACGAGGCGGCTGGACTCGTTCGCGGCCCAACGGGCCCAGGAGGCCCAACACCTCGTCGGGCTCGTCTGGGCCAGGGCCCAGGCCCGAGAGCCCATAAATCTTCGAGAAGTCCTCGGAGCCTTCTCCATGAACAATGTGACGAGGATGTTGCTCGGGAAGCAATGCTTCGGTTCGGAGTCATCCGGGCCGAGCGAAGCGACCGAGTTCATGCGCATCACCCATGAGTTGTTTCGGCTGCTAGGGGTGATCTACCTCGGCGACTACTTGCCTTTCTGGAGGCGGTTTGACCCGACCGGGTGCGAGAGGAAGATGAGGGAGGTGGGAGAGAGGGTGGATGAGTTTCACCAAAAGATCattgaagagagaaagaagggagaGAAAGATATGGGAGGTGATGATTGTAAAGAAGAAATGGACTTTGTTGATGTGCTACTCTCTTTACCTGGTGGAAATGGAAAGGACCACATGGAGGATGTAGAGATTAAAGCTCTTATCCAA gATATGATTGCCGCGGCAACCGATACTTCCGCGGTGACAAACGAATGGGCCATGGCGGAGGTGATAAGGAGCCCACGGATCCTCCGCAAGGTCCAAGAGGAGCTCGATACGGTAGTGGGCCGGGACCGGATGGTGGCTGAGTCGGACCTGGCCCACCTGAGCTACCTACGGTGCGTCGTCCGCGAGACCTTCCGGATGCACCCGGCGGGCCCGTTCCTCATCCCGCACGAATCGATCGTCCCGACTAAGCTGATGGGCTACGACATCCCGGCCCGCACTCGCGTGTTCATCAACACGCATGCTCTCGGCCGGAACCCTAGAATTTGGGCCGAGGTGGACGAGTTCCGACCCGAGAGGCACTGGCCGGAGGAAGCAGGCCGGCGGGTCGAGATAAGCCACGGGCCGGACTTCAAGATCCTGCCGTTCGGGGCGGGGAAGCGGAAGTGCCCCGGCGCGCCGCTGGGCACGGCGATGGTGCTCATGGGCTTGGCTAGGCTTTTCCATAGCTTCGATTGGGCCCCGCCCGACGGGCTCCGGCCCGAGGATATTGACACTGAGGAGGTGTATGGAATGACAATGCCCAAGGCCCAGCCACTTATTGCTGTGGCCAAGCCCAGGTTACCTCCACATTTGTATTGTTGA